DNA from Aphis gossypii isolate Hap1 chromosome 3, ASM2018417v2, whole genome shotgun sequence:
GAGACAATTAATaatcgattatattattatctactactaataataataacattgtgcCGCACATTTTTCTTCTCTTCTATATATGCTTTTAAAACATCTGCTCGGTGCGTACTATGGTGAGAAATATGAAGAGAtggtgatgaaattacagagGCGCCATCTGTCCAGCAAatagtaaactaaattatttttggtagtcaatggcaaccatttaaataaaataaatcatttatttaaaatgtttttaaaaatgcatgcaaatagacatacaaacttaaatcgttgtcatagtaaaaaaagaaattaaaatttttatacataaaaatggagacaaatatatataaaatagcagACCCGGCGAACTCCGTTTCGCCACCAGATTCGTTTTATGTAACATTTCGTTTGGTGATTaaaagataaagaaaaaaaatttttttgttatatatttgaaaaggaaaatatttatttcatttcacaacagtaaaaattcatttcaattacctactaaaatgaaatgtttaattgtttcattGTAGTGCTCTTTGGTAAaccacattttttgttttttggtcTGACGTTAACACAAACAAAGCGGATGGTTTCCCAACTCGTGAACACGCAACGTATAACTGTCCATGtgaaaaacaatgattttccAAATTTATCCCGCAAACACTAAGCGATTGGCCTTGCGACTTATTAATTGTCATTGCGAACGCAAGGCGAACTGGGAATTGCAATCGTTTGAAGTCAAACGGAAGATCAGTCGGAATCATTGGTATTCGaggaatacatacattttcaccTGCGTACTTTCCGTTAATAATGGTTGCCTCAATTAAATTCGGCATAAGTCTCTTTACCGAAAGTCGAGTACCGTTGCAAAGTCGCGGTGGATTCAAATTACGCAGTATCAAAATAACTGTACCAACTTTCAGTTGCAAGTTATGTGGTGGAAATCCTGGTATCTCCAGAGAGTTCAAAAACTCCGTTGGATAATTTACTACATCATCGGGATTTGTTATTGAATCAACGGATTTGTATGTCACCAAATCGCCAGCAATTTTTGATTGAATGGTGAAATTCAGTGCGTGGACATCATTATTCTTTGCTGCAAGAATTGCTCGTTGACTTAACCAAgcataattcttataattctCACTAATGTTTgggaaaacattttcaataagaaCTAATTGAGTGTCTACAAATCGGCAAAAGTCGTTGGTAAGAGTAATTAATCCAGATGTCGCATCAACTGGGACTTTTCCATTTCCAAGATCTAACAATTGTTTGGAAAATTGTGCAGCACTTTGatcattttgaagttgaactcTCATATTAGTGGTTAGCGATAATGTTTTTACGTTATTCCATAAAGGTGATGCCTTTAGGCAAGCATTCAATTCATCTGCAGGCGTTCCACGGGGAACTACTGGCAACGTCTGCCTGAAATCGCCTGCCAACAATATCATCAAGCCGCCAAAGATGTTGTTATTTCTCCGAAGATCCTTCAGTGTGAAGTTAAGTGCTTCAAGTGATTTCTTATGTGCCATTGTGCACTCATCCCAAACAATGAGCTTGCATTGCATTAACAATTTTCCCATTGCACTGGATCGGGAAATATTGCACGTTGGAGTAtcaattgtgtttaaattgaGTGGCAACTTAAGCGCAGAATGTGCAGTACGACCGCCATCTAGAAGAGTCGCCGCAATTTCAGATGATGCTAACGCCAAAGCTATGTCACATCTTGATCGAATAGTGGCCAAAATCAATGAAATGACAAATGTTTTCCCTGTTCCTCCAGGTGCATCCAGGAAGAATAGACCACCAGTATTATTGTCCACCGCTTgcattaatgttttgtatactTGTTTTTGCTGTTCATTCAGCAACGGAACATTATTTCTAACGAATTCCTGCAATGTATCAACATTGTATTGCAGCTCTCGATTTAATTCTTGGTTGAATGCATCGTGCATCGATCGATTTGGCGCAATCATTCCTACTTCAATCAGTAGCTTGTTTGCAATAGTCAAGCATTGATCCTCAATCAGAATCAATCCTTCATTGTAGATTTCATCGGTTATTTGTATGTCAGGATTATTCGTTTGAATACGCAAGCGATGCAAGATATCTTCACATATGGCGTCTTTGTATTTGTTCCATAACTGAATTGGTTGTGAAGGAAAACATGTGGTGATGATAATTGCGAACAGCGTTCGTATTTGGTACGCATTTGATGAAACAACTGAATCTGCAAGTGTTAAATCCCAATGAGAATCGTTCTCCAGCAAACCCAATAGTTGACATGCTTCTCGATATGTTTGGCATTGGTGGCCATTCACAGTTTTCAAATGCGCAAATGATTTCGGTCCACGTACATTTACTAACAGCAgtcacaaataaaaacattcatcgTTTCTAGGATGAACAGTGTACATACGACCTAGTGCATCAGTTGAAAACACCTGTGGCCAGTCTGGAACTGGGGTTCCTTGTTTGCGACGTTGGAATTTCTTTGTTGATTGATTCCAAGTGTAATACTTGGGCATTTCAACGTACATCAGCGTCGCTGCGAATGGATCTGCTTCACACATTGCAAAGAAGCTAGTCAATGTTGTCGATGGTGGTCTCTCAGCTCGTTGTGCCGCATTAGCCTCAGTGAAGTAAACTCTTTGGCCATTTTCCAAATGCACTGCTAAATGTACAACTGTGGGATATCTTTCATGAATTTGAAATGACAATAATCGCCACAGTGCTTCATTAGTACTGACGTATCTGCCTATTTGGAAGTTGCTGATTTCGTCATTCACATTTTCCGACGCAATACCAAACACAGCCATGTCGCTGCCTTTTGTGACGTACTTGcacaaatatttgattgatttGGCCGAATGACAACTCTCAACGTTTGCATGTGTTTCGAAAATTCGTGATAGCAGCGGGCAATATGGTACAATGAATTCATTTCCGATCTCAATCTCTTGATTTTGAACTTTAACTTTGATAGTTCGACCGTTATCTTCTTTTGAACGCCGACGATAAACTGGATATCCATCGTTCCCTGTGACTGTTTCAGCAACTAACGGTCGCGGATATCGTTTTGTGCACTTTCCATCAGCCATGCAAGGCGATAATGGATTTAATGCACCGCACGGTCCATGCACCATCTGTGTCGTCACAATGTCGTGTAGACGGGGATCAGTGACTGGATCAGGAATTTCAGCTGATATGATGTCATCCACTTCATTTGAATGTAATTTGTTCAGCAACCAAATTAGGATATGAGCATGCGGTAGTCCACGCTTCTGCCATTCCACCGAGTACATATAACAACGTGTGTCACCAAAAACTCGATACTTAGTAAGCACATCCATCATAACCTTGAGTTTTTGCTGAAATACTCTGGCGATTATGTCATGGCGATCTTGCGGTTTTTGACCCGGTTCCAACTCGCGTTCAATTTCCGTCCACTTCGGATTGCATGTGaccgtaataaataaatccggAGTTCCATAATTTCGCACGTACGTCATAGCGTCTTGAGCGTATTCGTGCATGTGGCGTGGGCTTCCGATATAAGTTGATGGGAGAATCGTCAGTCGTCCAATATTCTGAACATCACCATCTGAATGAATAGCATCACGCAAGTGTATATAGTCCTCAGATCGTAGCTTTGGCTGATTGAATCTGATGAACGCTAAACGTTCGGTCTCGACTTTGACATACATGTCGACAGCGAATTGCTGGAATAGCCGACCGCACTTCAGAATGACATTCTCCTCATGTGTACGAATCATCATACGATACGCATAGTAATTCATTGcgcttagatttttattattcgttgATACTCCTgaaaatgcaaaattaaatgaattgttaATGGAAaccaataaaagtaataatggaaataattagTGTGTGAATATTGTACCTGTAATTGGATCGACCATCTTCAACGTGATGTCGTATCCGTCTTGCCCTTGCCAATAAATGATTGGATATTGTAACGCATCGTACAAACGATGTGTCTCGTTTACACGATGCATGATATTGCTTCTTCGCTGAACGACAATGTCTCGTGATTTAGTTGGATCGCCAACAATAATTGCAGCAACATCATTAACGGTGGGTGCATTGAATATCTTCGCACATGTTCACCTGTTGGAGTACAATCCGCTCTTATGACAAATTTGTGCGTATCCGATGGCATTCGTTCCAATGCTGTTTTGAACATATTAACCACAGCATTATTAGCGTGAAAAAATGCTTGCAACTGTTCAATAATTCGTCTCTTTAACTGTTGTGCTCCCTGTATATTGCACCGCACGTTCAGCTGATCCACCATCGacgaaatgaaatatatttgcagAAATTGATGCGGTTCATCTGGTGTTGGCACCATTGAACCATGCAAATGATATATTTGACCTTGTATCTGGAATtgcaaataatcattaaaatttgttcatgAATACATTGTAAATCGTGTGATGGTGTAGTGTGTGGTGTATATGAAGTTGTTATGTGTTGCAATTATGTGTTGGTTATGTGTGTTGTATCTTTTACCTTGCAAGTCGGCATGAAGCCGCCTTCTCGAATGATATTAGCTCCAAAGGAAGTCATGCGAAAGCAGTTATTGTATTCAAGGATGTGTTGAAGAAAATGGCTGGAATCGGGATCACTTCCATCAAACAATGTTTTCAGTGGCTGTGGTGGTGTAAGTAATGGATCCAGTTTGACTTTTCCACTTGCGCAGCACAATCCAACCGTTTCTCTTTTGAACTTTACCGCATTGCAATATCGGCATATAGTCGTCATTCGTCCAATATCCAAATTTTCATCATCACTGTAGTTCGCAGTGGGATCATATTGGAATGCCAAGCGATTGTATGATGCCAATGATCTTCGTGTGCTCACGCGATGTCTCAATCGGTCATTttctcttattatattttgtctttcTTCTCTTAAGTTCCTTGAATAGACTTGTTGCTGGCTTGCATGTCTTGTGCGGCGGCCGATGTTCGCACGTCGTTCTCTAGGCATTTTGGACTATGGACAGAGTGTtgaatttaacttcaaatgcaCGATCCACATAATTTACACTGagcttaaatgaaattaactgAGCAGAGAATAATGACTATCTGTCACACACTTTATCACGCACCGTTGCTATTGGTTTGAAGTACATGCTATGTATAATAGATGGCGCTGTATGTGAAAAACGATTTCCCCACTTTTCTGTTGAATTTTTCCTGAATTTTCCAGAATTTTCTTTGCTATAAACCTCACGGAGCCCAAGACCTTTCCAGCGAATGCAAAACCGTGGAAATCGGTTCGTGCGTTCTGGAGTTATAGCGTCAGGGAGGAAAACcggacttatttttatataatagatatttaatataattattaacatgcaaataaaaaatataaaacatagaatctgataaaaataattttcttatatgaCATTATGATATGCATATGTTCCAAACGTCAATGGTCAGTTAGTTACGACCATACgcataaatagatattaaaaggaaataaaaaggaaaaattcCTTTTCGCCGCGGTCTTTTTGAAAACGTTATTTTCCGCCGCCACCGCGCCGTTTCGTTATCGATATGTTTTTTTGGCATGAGTTCTAAAGTTTCCCGATATTTTTTCCGCTCTTCCCCGTACGCGTTAAATGTCCTTACAATGTAatgaaaactaattaaaaacattttcgttTCTTGAAATACGTTTTGAaagcatattaaaaatattattttgctgtATGGGAAGTCACCGTCTGTTATAATGTCTTTAGtgcgtattttataaatctaataattgtGGTTATCGTCTGCTACAATGAAATGATATAGTGGTCACGAATCTTGATCTTGAATCATCTTTTGgcatttttaaatcgttgaAGGTTTCTTGCGTCATTTCATATTCACACTATAGATTGTTGTCACAGTCTGTTATTTTTGCAAGGGATTTATGCAACCACActtatatcaacattttaaatattttaaataggtatgaatacaaattactGTGGTTCCTGCATAattgatataagtatattatcttccttcctatattatattatattatattttttttagattgaagACTGTGAtcctttgataattaaaaaaaaaaaataataacaaaaacaaaatgaaaatcatatttttcatgattattattttatcgtgtatATCATTAAGTTTAGTAAGTACTaagtttatagaatatataaaaattattattatatttctttttttattcaccaCAGAACAGACCAATATTTAACCAAAAACAGCAAAAAGAtactaaaattcaaattagatAAAAAGACCAAGCAGTGATGGCAAGATTGAGGTAACAATGAGACAACAGGGTCTTTACTCAGAAACTAAACAGGACAAGTCTGTTAAATACGTCActgaatgaataaaaataaaaaaccccGAAGGAAGCGTTGTCGGCGGTCGTACTCATCGATCGCGTTTActacgaaataatataatataatataggaaggaagataatatacttacatcaaTTATGCAGGAAccacaataatttgtattcatacctatgtataaatattttataatacgagtaaaataataaaataatattaatatgtttttaatattgtattaataatgttaatatgtatCGTAACCATGTATgggatattatttgttataagccAGTAAtccttataaaaatacaatatttcgaacaatatacctattattacctatttaaaataactatacatagTTATGTAGTATGTGAAAAATCACACATAACTTGAGACTTATGCTCAGTACAAGGGAATTTCGTTAATTTGTTCTGAAGTTaaagtacatataatacaggaaaaatattagaagGAAGGTATAGATATCCTAGGAATATTATATCCGGGGTACAAATTTCCTAGGTTTTTCATACCCCGATggaggtattattatactaggaTATTTGTACCCCccggtatataatttttggggAGTATAAATATCCTAGGATTTTTGTACCGGGGGTACTATTAACCTAGGAAAATCATACCCCCGGGGGGTATTATAATTAGGAGGTATAGTTTTCCTGTCACACAGGCCCTGTTGAGCGTGCTCTTCCGTTATCGTAATTCGTAGACTtatcttttgaaaaaaaaacaataggcCGACCCGCAATGATTAAACTCGTAAGTCTACACGCGCGATATAAATACGTACgcggataaaataatattttttttttattttttaacgcgTTTACTACGCAATACGGTCCGCAGAACTCGACCGCAGACGCGCACCACACGACAAAATTACAAGATCCGTCGACCGCATATGCGTCGACGATATAATTATTGgcaatatgttatttatgtttatggtGACGACCACAATATAGGTATCTCGGAAGATCCGAGaacgttataattatattacgtagCGGCAATGAGCTTTGTGTCGCGGAAACCGTATGTCCGCCGCGCGTAAACGTCAATCGCTTATTCCCTtaactattatgtattcatCCAGATTTTCAGCAGTGAAACTGACTCTATTGTCCgacagaatatttaaaatttaacacagaaAACGAACTCTTTACATCCATTGAAGTGAACGATGCATACTTCATATGATAGGTTTCAAATTACAGctctaaatcttaaattttgaaatggtcgatatcgatgttatagACATACTATccgtataggtaggtactacaaGTAGCTGATAGATCGATAATCTAtacttttaatgtatttaataagcaagccgataacgaaaacaattaaaatccgatataaaaatttagtccacattctgggtttttacgtttcttattaattcatgtttttatttttactataataacataataataaaaaaaattccatctgaaataactgaaaaaatcaataaaagcataaataaatagaaaaaagccgaaatatcaaaaataaattggtttatttggaatcagaatgacgtAAAACGAagttatgtacaaaaattagatttctatctcatattatatatatatatataaaaaaagcatATACTTTAAAAGCCAAGCCCtagttataaacaattttaagaaatattggaTTACAAATATGCCaatccaattaaattttatttgtattgacaTAAACATACACATTATTCACTAGTCTCCatcatctttatttatttgcatataAATTCTATGTACATTCTGGACTAATCCAGTCAAAATAATGGAGCAACAATTACTTCTATATGGATTCGATTGGTATCAAGAGATAAATTTGTTACGATCTAAATCAAATTTCGATTAAAAGATTCTAAACcacacaatatacctataatatcttaatatgtTGATAAACCTCGCTGAATACAAAAACTACTGAATTACAAAATGTGTCTAACGTTAATCAAGATTTGTCACATCGcaacaaattaatacaatagcagtgtataatattatataaacatgaattatttatattatatttatattatgtaacgtaGTAatcgtaaaatgtaaaataactgTAGGTACCTTTAGCTACATATAGGTTTTTAATACAGAGTTTACCAgtattataccaattataCCAACCATCAtcgtactttttaaatattagaatacaataacatatattaagttttaatacgtaattattaagtgactttatacttaaaaatattaattacctataataagaaaaatcacaaatatacttttaatgaaTTCTTTAGATATTGCATAGTAAacacgcaaaaaaaaaaattgatatttgatcATACAGTGTACAATAAAATGCAGGGTtagaatgtattttaaacaactgtttaaacgttttaaacgtttttatcaatatttaaaaaatatatatataaaaaattatatattttgtgtactcgtatatgtatatcacgACATTTATTCTTTtggttattatgatttaaattaaatttgtttttaaaatactaactaatatacttgttaatttatctatgaattatacttgaaacaaaggattgttaaaaattaaaaaaaatacatataaaaaaaacaaagttttaatcaaataatatttttgttttgtattatttaaaaataaactttttttccaACCCTGTGTACCTAATGTAGGACTATATTATCTTACGTAACTTTATTTGACTcattcaacatattattacctatatttataattagttaacgGAGTtcgattttaatgtaaatgcaTATTGAATGATGTttgactatataatttatatcatatattttttattattaatattattattatataatataaatttatgtatttactcatattttaacgaaatttttcaatttatactgTAAACTTCGTTGTATGATGTACAGAAACGTGAGGTAAACCGCATATTGTGACGTATGTATAGAAACGTGCAAAAACCGGTTACAAcaccaattaaaatttatctcaATTTCAGGCTCAAAATTCTTCTATAGACAAGtactaatttaaacatttatttgagttctttttaaataatattcaaataattttgaagtttagtatttaaaatatattaaaataaatttaatattcaagcatttttaacaactaatataagttttagtaACTATAtgacataaaacattttcaataaattgttttagattttgaataaaacaaaataacattttattctgATGTTACAAAATTGAAAGACGAAAATCTTAAGATATTTTGTAGTAGTATTAAGTGTAcctttatcaaattaaaatgtaatattattcatcaatacctacatattattctttttcaaatagcatattactaaaatatcaatgacttttgtcatattattaaaataatcataccaTAATAAATGTGATGTAGGTAATAAACTTTCAGACTATGTCTAAGTATAATGTAGCTATAGTAGATTTTGAAAACTTGTTTACTCAATTGTCATGGATCGCATGATATACTATCAAGTTATTATATCTGCTAAAGTGaaacgaaaaacaaattagtttgtgttatttaattttgctggacttttgaaataaattaagtacacGCCCCCACACGATTTGAGTATGttcaaaaatcaatgtttaattatattatgattataataggtatgctctcagtattaaaaaaaaaactgataatatgatgaataaaACGCATCTAAAAGTGGTTTTGTTCCGAGCTATTAATTTCGtggttagtttttataatcgataaaatttactattaatgtAAGTGCCCAACtaattacaaaaacattaGCTTTTTGTACGcatatatgtttatacgtGAAGCGTTTAATTCCACGAATTTACGTTATGGGTTAAGGGGTTATTACACAGACTGTAAAGACTGTAAGTAAACCTTAGCGAAAATAACGGGcattaaaatatcagatattAAAGACatgatatgaaataaatgattacTTTTAAggtatgaaaaacgattttaatttgaataataaattattcaacatcGCCTGATCGCCTTTTTACGGGAGAAAAAATGTTACTCATCAAATGCGTATAAGTTCCCGAAATAACTTCTGAGTACTACTTTTAACCCTTATGGTTGTATAAGTCATGTCTGCATCTTATAcacagtgtatattattacatattatctatatattacttctccgtttcttatttttaaacttgctATTACGAATAATTTACAACAGAGCTTATTCTAAGGATTTTTACCAAAGTACTGCCTAGTGCCTAAAGATATCGAAAACTCGTCTTACAACTAACGTCATTCTAGTCAATAGTGTTCATAACGGTACTTCTTATAAGTAATTGCCATATTTGCGATATTTTTGATTGACAACAATGACTGTTTGTAACTTTTGAAGCATTCTTTCGACAAGGAagtgttcataaaataaatatatcattgtaaaatcaataatacattcttcatttcattcaaaatttaaaattgaatactgaCGGACGGCGGTAAATGTCACTGcagaacaatataattattgattacgaCCTTCTAAGTTCTAGTGACTGCttcatatcaataaaaacactaaaagagcgataaattatattagtgtgttgtatgtgaaaaatacattacaaaataaattagaacaaaataatttatgaaatatctacaagcgtaggtacctacctaattttcGGTATGTCAatcttaataacataaatattacaaaaatataatttaatatacaatattaaattataatatatatgttggtTTACGAATATAGTAACATTTTGAATCTAAAAGCCTATCTAACTAGGtatgaaaaaaagttattcttatgagttatgagtttatgacatataatagttttgtacATCCACTGTAACCAATTTAGTTATTGAcaatcaattttcaataaaaacacaactataatatttaaaaatatatgtaactcataatattttcattggaCAGAGGTACTCTTTTATATGGGTTTTAATTCTTAACAAAATCActcaaaatacaacaaaaatgtaatgattataaaaactatataatataatataagccaaTATTCACGATgttgtcaaaaatataatattatgagtatcgatagttacaaaatattatagtatattatatatccaaaaataatatttaaccaagTTTTAAAATGCACATATAAgtgtcattatattaaatgcagA
Protein-coding regions in this window:
- the LOC126550986 gene encoding uncharacterized protein LOC126550986, which gives rise to MPRERRANIGRRTRHASQQQVYSRNLREERQNIIRENDRLRHRVSTRRSLASYNRLAFQYDPTANYSDDENLDIGRMTTICRYCNAVKFKRETVGLCCASGKVKLDPLLTPPQPLKTLFDGSDPDSSHFLQHILEYNNCFRMTSFGANIIREGGFMPTCKIQGQIYHLHGSMVPTPDEPHQFLQIYFISSMVDQLNVRCNIQGAQQLKRRIIEQLQAFFHANNAVIFNAPTVNDVAAIIVGDPTKSRDIVVQRRSNIMHRVNETHRLYDALQYPIIYWQGQDGYDITLKMVDPITGVSTNNKNLSAMNYYAYRMMIRTHEENVILKCGRLFQQFAVDMYVKVETERLAFIRFNQPKLRSEDYIHLRDAIHSDGDVQNIGRLTILPSTYIGSPRHMHEYAQDAMTYVRNYGTPDLFITVTCNPKWTEIERELEPGQKPQDRHDIIARVFQQKLKVMMDVLTKYRVFGDTRCYMYSVEWQKRGLPHAHILIWLLNKLHSNEVDDIISAEIPDPVTDPRLHDIVTTQMVHGPCGALNPLSPCMADGKCTKRYPRPLVAETVTGNDGYPVYRRRSKEDNGRTIKVKVQNQEIEIGNEFIVPYCPLLSRIFETHANVESCHSAKSIKYLCKYVTKGSDMAVFGIASENVNDEISNFQIGRYVSTNEALWRLLSFQIHERYPTVVHLAVHLENGQRVYFTEANAAQRAERPPSTTLTSFFAMCEADPFAATLMYVEMPKYYTWNQSTKKFQRRKQGTPVPDWPQVFSTDALGLNVRGPKSFAHLKTVNGHQCQTYREACQLLGLLENDSHWDLTLADSVVSSNAYQIRTLFAIIITTCFPSQPIQLWNKYKDAICEDILHRLRIQTNNPDIQITDEIYNEGLILIEDQCLTIANKLLIEVGMIAPNRSMHDAFNQELNRELQYNVDTLQEFVRNNVPLLNEQQKQVYKTLMQAVDNNTGGLFFLDAPGGTGKTFVISLILATIRSRCDIALALASSEIAATLLDGGRTAHSALKLPLNLNTIDTPTCNISRSSAMGKLLMQCKLIVWDECTMAHKKSLEALNFTLKDLRRNNNIFGGLMILLAGDFRQTLPVVPRGTPADELNACLKASPLWNNVKTLSLTTNMRVQLQNDQSAAQFSKQLLDLGNGKVPVDATSGLITLTNDFCRFVDTQLVLIENVFPNISENYKNYAWLSQRAILAAKNNDVHALNFTIQSKIAGDLVTYKSVDSITNPDDVVNYPTEFLNSLEIPGFPPHNLQLKVGTVILILRNLNPPRLCNGTRLSVKRLMPNLIEATIINGKYAGENVCIPRIPMIPTDLPFDFKRLQFPVRLAFAMTINKSQGQSLSVCGINLENHCFSHGQLYVACSRVGKPSALFVLTSDQKTKNVVYQRALQ